AAACCGGCTTAAAAGCCGGTTTTTTATTAAATTTAAACATTAAATATAATTAACGATTAAACAAATTGACCTTTGGTTTACATATTTAAAAGTGAATAATTACTGCTAAAAACTTGCATTATATAAGAAAGCTAAAGAATCTTAATAATCTAATTTTGCTAAAGACTAGAAAAAAACCCTTTAACCGAATCGAATAAAGACTGTATGCCGGCAGATATCCAATCCCATCCAAAATACATAATAGCAGCAACGCCTATAACGGCTAGTAATGTAATAATAAGATTTTTCACTGTTTTCCTCCAAATATCCTTCTATATAAATAATTATTCTTTTACATTTACAAAACTTTTATCAATCTTTAAATTCTTCACGGTTTTTGCCTAGGAAAAATACGGCAACAGTCCCAATCCCGGTATGGCTGCCGATTACGGGGCCTATCATATTTATAAAGACTCTTTTTATTCCGGGGATATGACTTTTAATACGCTCGGCAACGTAATTTGCATCTTCTATACAATTAGAATGGCTGATAAATATTTCCTGGCCATCAGGATTGACTATCATCTCTTCCATTCTGGATACCAATTCATTTAAAGATTTCTTACGCCCTGCAGTTTTACTTACAGGAATCAATTTTCCTTTGTTATCTACATGAAGTACTGGTTTTATATGAAGAAGCGTTCCTAGTAATGCAGCACCGCTGCCAAGACGACCGCCGCGCTTTAGATGCTGTAAATCATTAACTGTGAACCAATGGTTAAGGTTAAGTTTATTTTCATTAATCCAGTTATATATCTTATCTATGTCTTCGCCGGCATCTTTCTTTGACACGGCGTAATTGACAAGCAGCCCATAGCCTAAAGATGCAGCAAGAGTATCTATAACGTATATTTTTCTATCCGGGTATTTTTCTTTTAATATTTCTGCCGCGGAAAACGCGCTACCACAAGAACCGGATAATCCGGATGAAAATGATAAATGCAGTATATCTAAACCATCTTTTAAATAAGGTTCGAATGTATTTACATATGTATCTACGTTGACTTGCGAAGTCGTTGGCATTGCACCTTCATCGATTCTATTATAAAACTCTTCATATGACATTGTGGTGCCTAAGTCATCGGAATAGACTTTGTCATTAATAATAAATGAATAATAAAGGCAAGGTATATTGTGTTCCTTAAAGAATTTAAGGGGAAGATCTGCTGTAGAACAGGCAGAAATGATAAAGTTATTCATTTAATTTCTCCTTTAAAAGGTTTATTTTACGACTTAAGTATTAGCTTAATATTATATCATGAAGCCAAAAATTACAATACTTTGCGGTATTTTTTACAATTAATTTATTATTGGGCAAAAAAATAATTTAAAAAAAATGAAATATCCAATTTAAAAAAATGCAATTTTTAAAAAATACACTTGCAAATTACTTCATTATATAATAATATATAGTATGATTTGAAATAAATGTTTAGACAACATTCTTAAAATATATGGAGGAACACATGAAACTATCTGATAGGGTTTTAACAATATCACCCTCATTAACGCTTAAAATAACCGCCCAAGCAAAAGAATTAAAGGCATCCGGTAAAAATGTAATAGGGTTTGGGGCAGGGGAACCGAATTTTTCTACACCCGGTTTTATATGCGATGCAGCCAAAGAAGCTATAGACAAAGGCTTTACGAAATATACTCCTGCGTCTGGAACCAGAGAGTTAAAGACATCTATAGCTGAAAATTTATATAAAAAATCCGGCCTTTCATATGAGGCGGATTGTATAGTTGTGTCCAATGGTGCAAAACACTCGCTTTTCAATATATGCCAGGCAATATTAAATCCAGGGGACGAGTGCATTTTGCCTTCGCCTTATTGGCTTACTTATCCTGAACTTATAAAAATGGCCGGCGGTGTTCCTATATATATAGAAGGAAAGGAACAAAACGAATTTAAGCCGACAATTGAGGATTTCAAAAAAGCTATAACTAGCCATACAAAAGCTATTATGTTAAATTCACCATCTAACCCATGCGGCTGTGTATACACTAAAAAGGAACTTGAGGAAATAGCGAAAATAGCCGTAGAAAACGACCTGTATGTGATTTCAGATGAGATATATTCAGAACTGGTTTACGATGGAAATGAACATGTAAGCATTGCATCTTTGGGAGAAGACATAAAGGAGCGCACAATAGTCGTAAACGGTATGTCCAAGGCTTACGCAATGACAGGGTGGAGGATCGGATACACTGCAAGCAACAAGGAGCTGGCTAAAGCTATGGGTTCTTACCAAAGCCATGCAACTTCAAACCCAAACAGTATAGCACAATATGCAAGCGTTGCTGCATTAAAGGGAA
The DNA window shown above is from Eubacteriales bacterium and carries:
- a CDS encoding DegV family protein, translating into MNNFIISACSTADLPLKFFKEHNIPCLYYSFIINDKVYSDDLGTTMSYEEFYNRIDEGAMPTTSQVNVDTYVNTFEPYLKDGLDILHLSFSSGLSGSCGSAFSAAEILKEKYPDRKIYVIDTLAASLGYGLLVNYAVSKKDAGEDIDKIYNWINENKLNLNHWFTVNDLQHLKRGGRLGSGAALLGTLLHIKPVLHVDNKGKLIPVSKTAGRKKSLNELVSRMEEMIVNPDGQEIFISHSNCIEDANYVAERIKSHIPGIKRVFINMIGPVIGSHTGIGTVAVFFLGKNREEFKD
- a CDS encoding pyridoxal phosphate-dependent aminotransferase, whose product is MKLSDRVLTISPSLTLKITAQAKELKASGKNVIGFGAGEPNFSTPGFICDAAKEAIDKGFTKYTPASGTRELKTSIAENLYKKSGLSYEADCIVVSNGAKHSLFNICQAILNPGDECILPSPYWLTYPELIKMAGGVPIYIEGKEQNEFKPTIEDFKKAITSHTKAIMLNSPSNPCGCVYTKKELEEIAKIAVENDLYVISDEIYSELVYDGNEHVSIASLGEDIKERTIVVNGMSKAYAMTGWRIGYTASNKELAKAMGSYQSHATSNPNSIAQYASVAALKGNDDFIKDMVKVFDNRRNLICSLLDKVPGLSYIRPKGAFYVMVNISGAIGKSINGQVISGSADFGEQLIKNVLVAVIPGAAFGADNYVRLSYALSEADITDGIKRISEFMDMLK